A region of Deltaproteobacteria bacterium DNA encodes the following proteins:
- the cysC gene encoding adenylyl-sulfate kinase: protein MTQQKATNIKWHHGKITRDDRIKLMKQKGLTIWLTGLSGSGKSTIAVELEHALLENKHQAYILDGDNIRHGLNKNLGFSPEDRSENIRRIGEVAKLFTDANIITITAFISPYRADRDNARNLQKEFIEVYVQCPLDVCEERDTKGLYKKARAGEVKEFTGISAPYEEPLNPEITIDTSKMSVEESVRTIIGYLEKKGYVKF from the coding sequence ATGACACAGCAAAAGGCAACAAACATAAAATGGCATCACGGAAAGATTACAAGAGACGACAGGATAAAACTGATGAAGCAGAAGGGCTTGACCATCTGGCTTACAGGTCTTTCAGGTTCAGGCAAGTCAACCATCGCTGTTGAACTTGAGCATGCCCTGCTTGAAAATAAACATCAGGCATATATACTGGACGGCGACAATATCCGCCACGGTCTGAATAAGAACCTTGGTTTTTCACCAGAGGACCGTTCTGAAAATATCAGAAGGATTGGCGAGGTTGCAAAACTATTTACAGATGCGAATATTATAACAATAACAGCCTTTATTTCACCGTATAGGGCAGACAGAGATAATGCAAGAAATTTGCAAAAAGAGTTTATAGAGGTCTATGTCCAATGTCCTTTGGATGTGTGTGAAGAAAGGGATACAAAGGGATTGTATAAAAAGGCCCGTGCAGGTGAGGTAAAGGAATTTACAGGCATATCAGCGCCGTATGAAGAACCATTAAACCCTGAGATAACCATTGATACATCAAAGATGTCAGTTGAAGAGTCGGTAAGGACGATAATAGGTTATCTGGAGAAAAAGGGGTATGTGAAGTTTTAG